From a region of the Arachis ipaensis cultivar K30076 chromosome B09, Araip1.1, whole genome shotgun sequence genome:
- the LOC110266225 gene encoding EPIDERMAL PATTERNING FACTOR-like protein 1 — MAPPACRSYSLLLHGLIKFLTVLFIFSLSILPPKSDGSMLILKRAIMVESKVGSSPPACVNKCMKCRPCMATLVNSNNNDPRGNKNKNKNHFIKSSHGDDDTYYLLHWKCRCGNKLYQP, encoded by the exons ATGGCTCCACCTGCATGTAGATCCTACTCTCTACTACTACATGGACTCATCAAATTTCTCACTGTGCTTTTCATCTTTTCCCTCTCCATTCTACCTCCCAAATCAG ATGGATCAATGTTGATATTGAAGAGAGCAATAATGGTGGAAAGCAAGGTAGGATCAAGTCCTCCTGCATGTGTGAACAAGTGCATGAAGTGTAGGCCTTGCATGGCTACACTTGTTAATTCCAATAACAATGATCCAAGAgggaacaagaacaagaacaagaaccaTTTCATCAAATCATCTCATGGGGATGATGATACCTATTACTTGCTTCATTGGAAATGCAGATGTGGCAACAAGTTGTATCAACCATGA